A single genomic interval of Rhododendron vialii isolate Sample 1 chromosome 3a, ASM3025357v1 harbors:
- the LOC131320849 gene encoding cytochrome P450 94C1-like yields the protein MEYSEAISRWVHEYSLQTSFSDCFLIFFISLLILILSLLLSLSLYLLRPRLWCNCEICHTYITSTWSDQFFNLCDWYTHVLTKSPSKTIHIHVLGNTITANPENVEYMLKTRFENYPKGKPFSAILGDLLGKGIFNVDGEHWKFQRKMASLELGRASIRSYAFEVVSQEIKNRLIPLLSSIADREDSAAVLDLQDVFRRFSFDSICRFSFGLDPKCLEVSLPLSEFAVSFDLASKLSAERAMTASPWIWKAKRILNLGSERRLKKSIKMINTLAQEVITQRRKLGFSAHKDLLSRFMGTINDETYLRDIVVSFLLAGRDTVASALTSLFWLLARHPDVVDSILAESDSVIGPNQELASFEQMRELHYLQATVYENMRLYPPIQFDSKFCLDDDVLPDGTFVKKGTRVTYHPYAMGRMEEIWGQDCLEFKPERWLRDGVFFQENPFKYPVFQAGLRVCLGKEMALVELKTVALSLLRRFEIRLASPPDHPHGLRFSPGLTATVGGGLPVLVRQRRGAPS from the coding sequence ATGGAGTACTCTGAAGCAATTTCCAGGTGGGTTCATGAGTACTCTCTTCAAACATCCTTTAGTGATTGTTTCCTTAtcttcttcatctctctcctcatattaatcctctctctcctcctctcactctcactctatTTACTGAGACCAAGGCTTTGGTGCAACTGCGAAATTTGCCACACTTACATCACCTCAACTTGGTCGGACCAGTTCTTCAATCTATGCGACTGGTACACTCACGTCCTCACCAAATCCCCATCCAAAACCATTCACATCCATGTGCTGGGAAACACGATCACCGCGAACCCGGAAAACGTCGAGTACATGCTCAAGACCAGGTTCGAGAACTACCCGAAAGGGAAACCGTTTTCTGCGATCCTGGGCGATCTCCTGGGGAAGGGTATCTTCAACGTGGACGGGGAGCACTGGAAATTCCAGAGGAAAATGGCGAGCCTCGAGCTCGGCCGGGCCTCCATCCGGTCGTATGCGTTCGAAGTCGTCAGTCAGGAGATCAAGAACCGGCTTATCCCTCTCCTGTCCTCGATTGCGGATAGAGAAGACTCCGCCGCGGTTCTGGATTTACAGGACGTTTTCCGGAGATTCTCGTTCGATAGTATTTGCAGATTCTCGTTCGGGCTTGATCCAAAATGCCTGGAAGTGTCCCTGCCCTTGTCCGAATTCGCGGTTTCCTTTGACCTGGCTTCCAAGTTATCCGCGGAGAGAGCCATGACCGCCTCCCCTTGGATATGGAAAGCCAAGAGAATACTGAATTTAGGGTCCGAGCGACGCCTCAAAAAGTCCATCAAAATGATCAACACCCTCGCTCAAGAGGTGATAACCCAACGGCGAAAACTGGGCTTTTCGGCCCACAAAGATCTTCTCTCCCGCTTCATGGGAACGATAAACGACGAGACGTATCTAAGAGATATCGTGGTTAGTTTTTTGTTGGCAGGGCGCGACACGGTGGCCTCCGCCTTGACTAGCCTGTTCTGGCTCCTGGCCAGACACCCTGACGTGGTTGACTCCATCCTGGCCGAGTCAGACAGCGTCATTGGGCCTAACCAGGAGCTCGCGAGTTTCGAACAAATGAGGGAACTCCACTATCTGCAGGCAACCGTTTACGAGAACATGAGGCTATACCCACCCATCCAATTCGATTCAAAGTTCTGCTTGGACGACGACGTCCTGCCCGACGGGACGTTTGTGAAGAAGGGAACGAGGGTTACTTACCACCCTTACGCCATGGGAAGAATGGAGGAGATTTGGGGTCAAGATTGCTTGGAGTTCAAGCCAGAGAGGTGGTTGCGAGATGGGGTGTTCTTTCAAGAGAATCCTTTCAAGTACCCGGTTTTCCAAGCCGGGCTTAGGGTGTGTTTGGGGAAAGAAATGGCTCTGGTGGAGCTCAAGACCGTGGCGCTCTCGTTGCTGCGCCGGTTTGAGATCAGGCTCGCTTCGCCGCCGGACCACCCACACGGTCTCCGGTTCTCCCCCGGCCTCACCGCCACTGTCGGCGGCGGTCTCCCGGTGCTGGTCCGACAAAGGAGAGGAGCCCCATCCTAG